A genomic window from Micromonospora sp. WMMA1947 includes:
- the adh gene encoding aldehyde dehydrogenase, protein MTRYDAPTHWQSRYDHYIGGEYVKPHGGKYFENPTPVTGQTFCEVARGTAEDVEKALDAAHGAADAWGRTSVAERSLILNRIADRMQDNLESLAIAETWENGKPVRETLAADIPLAIDHFRYFAGAIRAQEGSLGELDDDTVAYHFHEPLGVVGQIIPWNFPILMAVWKLAPALAAGNAVVLKPAEQTPASIHYLLSLIGDLLPPGVLNVVNGFGVEAGKPLASSSRVAKVAFTGETTTGRLIMQYASENIKPVTLELGGKSPNIFFDDVSAASDDFRDKALEGFTMFALNQGEVCTCPSRALIQQGHYSDFLAAAVDRTKAVKQGHPLDTDTMVGAQASNDQLEKILSYLDIGRQEGAKVLTGGERADLGGELSGGYYVQPTIFEGDNSMRIFQEEIFGPVVSVTSFADLDDAVKIANDTLYGLGAGVWTRDLNTAYRAGRAIQAGRVWTNCYHAYPAHAAFGGYKQSGIGRENHKMMLEHYQQTKNLLVSYSPKKLGFF, encoded by the coding sequence ATGACGCGCTACGACGCCCCCACCCACTGGCAGTCCCGCTACGACCACTACATCGGCGGCGAGTACGTGAAGCCGCACGGTGGGAAGTACTTCGAGAACCCGACCCCGGTGACCGGCCAGACCTTCTGCGAGGTGGCCCGGGGCACCGCCGAGGACGTGGAGAAGGCGCTCGACGCGGCACACGGCGCGGCCGACGCGTGGGGCCGCACCTCGGTCGCCGAACGCTCGCTGATCCTCAACCGGATCGCCGACCGCATGCAGGACAACCTGGAGTCCCTCGCGATCGCCGAGACGTGGGAGAACGGCAAGCCGGTACGCGAGACGCTCGCCGCCGACATCCCGCTCGCGATCGACCACTTCCGCTACTTCGCCGGGGCGATCCGGGCGCAGGAGGGCTCGCTCGGCGAACTCGACGACGACACCGTCGCCTACCACTTCCACGAGCCGCTGGGCGTGGTCGGTCAGATCATCCCGTGGAACTTCCCGATCCTCATGGCGGTGTGGAAGCTCGCCCCGGCGCTCGCCGCCGGCAACGCGGTGGTGCTCAAGCCGGCCGAGCAGACGCCCGCCTCGATCCACTACCTGCTCTCGCTGATCGGCGACCTGCTGCCGCCCGGCGTGCTCAACGTGGTGAACGGCTTCGGCGTCGAGGCGGGCAAGCCGCTGGCCTCCTCGTCGCGGGTGGCGAAGGTGGCGTTCACCGGCGAGACCACCACCGGGCGGCTGATCATGCAGTACGCCAGCGAGAACATCAAGCCGGTCACGCTGGAACTGGGCGGCAAGAGCCCGAACATCTTCTTCGACGACGTCAGCGCCGCGTCCGACGACTTCCGGGACAAGGCCCTCGAAGGCTTCACCATGTTCGCCCTCAACCAGGGCGAGGTGTGCACCTGCCCGTCCCGGGCGCTCATCCAGCAGGGCCACTACTCCGACTTCCTGGCCGCCGCCGTGGACCGGACGAAGGCGGTCAAGCAGGGGCATCCGCTGGACACGGACACGATGGTCGGCGCGCAGGCGTCGAACGACCAGCTGGAGAAGATCCTGTCCTACCTGGACATCGGGCGGCAGGAGGGCGCCAAGGTGCTGACCGGCGGCGAGCGGGCCGACCTGGGCGGCGAACTGTCCGGCGGCTACTACGTCCAGCCGACCATCTTCGAGGGCGACAACTCGATGCGGATCTTCCAGGAGGAGATCTTCGGCCCGGTCGTGTCGGTCACCTCCTTCGCCGACCTGGACGACGCCGTGAAGATCGCCAACGACACGCTGTACGGGCTCGGCGCGGGCGTGTGGACCCGGGACCTGAACACCGCGTACCGGGCCGGACGCGCGATCCAGGCCGGCCGGGTGTGGACGAACTGCTACCACGCCTACCCGGCGCACGCCGCGTTCGGCGGCTACAAGCAGTCCGGCATCGGCCGGGAGAACCACAAGATGATGCTGGAGCACTACCAGCAGACCAAGAACCTGCTGGTCAGCTACTCGCCGAAGAAGCTGGGCTTCTTCTGA
- the speB gene encoding agmatinase, translated as MTRYGPMYGPDITFLGVPPCTVEEPVTYADADVVIIGAPFDGGTSHRPGTRFGPSAIRQACYLPHDGSRPSLALRVDALKDLCVYDAGDVEMFGGDIERSLAALETAVHAVAAAGAIPVVLGGDHSIALPDATGVARHHGLGRVSLVHFDAHADTGDVEFGSLHGHGQPMRRLIESGAVRGDRFLQIGLRGYWPGPDTLAWMAEQRMRSYEMTEIVARGLDTCLTEAFGIATDECEGVFLSVDVDVVDPGMAPGTGTPEPGGFTSRQLLDAVRRVCYELPVVGLDVVEVAPPYDHADITAYLGNRVVLEALSAIARRRHDAETGTPWNPTQPLLDNR; from the coding sequence ATGACCCGGTACGGCCCGATGTACGGCCCCGACATCACGTTCCTCGGCGTGCCGCCGTGCACCGTCGAGGAGCCGGTCACGTACGCCGACGCGGACGTGGTGATCATCGGGGCGCCCTTCGACGGCGGCACCTCGCACCGGCCCGGCACCCGGTTCGGGCCGTCCGCCATCCGGCAGGCCTGCTATCTGCCGCACGACGGCTCCCGCCCGTCGCTGGCGCTGCGCGTGGACGCACTGAAGGACCTGTGCGTCTACGACGCCGGCGACGTGGAGATGTTCGGCGGCGACATCGAACGCTCGCTCGCCGCCCTGGAGACCGCCGTGCACGCGGTCGCCGCCGCCGGGGCGATCCCGGTGGTGCTCGGCGGCGACCACTCCATCGCGCTGCCCGACGCCACCGGCGTGGCCCGGCACCACGGGCTCGGCCGGGTGTCGCTCGTGCACTTCGACGCGCACGCCGACACCGGGGACGTCGAGTTCGGCTCGCTGCACGGCCACGGCCAGCCGATGCGCCGGCTCATCGAGTCCGGCGCGGTACGCGGCGACCGCTTCCTCCAGATCGGGCTGCGCGGCTACTGGCCCGGCCCGGACACGCTGGCCTGGATGGCCGAGCAGCGGATGCGCTCGTACGAGATGACCGAGATCGTGGCGCGCGGCCTGGACACCTGCCTCACCGAGGCGTTCGGCATCGCGACCGACGAGTGCGAGGGCGTGTTCCTCTCCGTCGACGTGGACGTGGTCGACCCCGGCATGGCGCCCGGCACCGGCACACCCGAGCCGGGCGGGTTCACCTCCCGGCAACTGCTCGACGCGGTGCGCCGGGTCTGTTACGAGCTGCCTGTGGTCGGGCTGGACGTGGTCGAGGTCGCGCCGCCGTATGACCACGCCGACATCACCGCGTACCTGGGCAACCGGGTGGTGCTGGAGGCGCTGTCCGCGATAGCCCGCCGCCGCCACGACGCCGAAACCGGAACCCCGTGGAACCCCACCCAGCCGCTCCTGGACAACCGCTGA
- a CDS encoding DUF559 domain-containing protein, which translates to MSTQLWRTRELMRVLTVKRVRTQVRREELVRVRRGVYAPTPCDDEDELRALLLCLPGDAMLAMQSAARRHGFGVLRESAVHVQLPPDVAKPRLPGLVVHHSVLPVRPVVVGGLPCVPATQCAIDLARGVRRMDALPVLDAALRSGAVTVDDLAAELPLHRALRGVRQARDLVPRADGRSECRQESQLRLLLLDGGLPAPEPQMWIHDRYGMPRFRVDLGYRERRVGVEYDGLSHLDPERMRYDRDRINWLDANGWRMRYFTDRDLYRRPSHIVATLRAALTP; encoded by the coding sequence ATGTCGACGCAGCTGTGGCGGACCCGGGAACTGATGCGGGTGCTCACCGTGAAGCGAGTACGCACCCAAGTCAGGCGCGAGGAGCTGGTCCGCGTGCGGCGCGGTGTCTACGCGCCGACACCGTGCGATGACGAGGACGAGCTGCGAGCCCTGCTGCTGTGTCTGCCCGGCGACGCGATGCTGGCGATGCAGAGCGCGGCGCGCCGCCACGGATTTGGCGTCCTTCGGGAATCCGCGGTGCACGTGCAGTTGCCGCCGGACGTCGCCAAGCCCCGCCTACCGGGTCTCGTCGTCCATCACTCCGTCCTGCCGGTCCGGCCAGTGGTCGTCGGTGGCCTGCCGTGCGTGCCCGCCACGCAGTGCGCGATCGACCTTGCCCGAGGCGTACGCCGTATGGATGCCCTCCCCGTGCTCGACGCCGCACTCCGCTCGGGTGCCGTGACGGTCGACGACCTCGCGGCGGAGTTGCCCCTGCACCGGGCCCTGCGCGGCGTCCGGCAGGCGCGCGATCTCGTGCCGCGAGCCGACGGCCGCTCCGAGTGCCGGCAGGAGAGCCAGCTGCGGCTGTTGCTGCTCGACGGCGGGCTCCCGGCACCCGAGCCGCAGATGTGGATTCACGACCGGTACGGCATGCCCCGCTTCCGCGTCGACCTGGGTTACCGGGAACGGCGGGTGGGTGTGGAGTACGACGGTCTGTCCCACCTGGACCCGGAGCGCATGCGGTACGACCGCGACCGGATCAACTGGCTGGACGCCAACGGTTGGCGGATGCGCTACTTCACCGACCGCGACCTCTACCGACGCCCGTCCCACATCGTCGCCACTCTCCGAGCCGCCCTGACCCCCTAA
- a CDS encoding DUF779 domain-containing protein: MGDTVTVTPAAADLIRSLRGQHGPLMFHQSGGCCDGSAPMCYPAGEFRTGGSDVLLASLAVDGVPEPVEFWMSKAQWELWQHTRLTVDVVPGRGSGFSLEAPEGVRFLIRSHLNR; this comes from the coding sequence ATGGGTGACACCGTGACAGTGACCCCCGCGGCGGCCGACCTGATCCGGTCGCTGCGGGGGCAGCACGGCCCACTGATGTTCCACCAGTCCGGCGGCTGCTGCGACGGCAGCGCCCCGATGTGCTATCCGGCCGGGGAGTTCCGCACCGGCGGCTCGGACGTGCTGCTCGCCTCGCTGGCCGTCGACGGCGTGCCCGAGCCGGTGGAGTTCTGGATGTCGAAGGCCCAGTGGGAGCTGTGGCAGCACACCCGGCTCACCGTCGACGTGGTGCCCGGCCGGGGCAGCGGCTTCTCCCTGGAGGCACCGGAGGGCGTCCGCTTCCTCATCCGGTCCCACCTGAACCGCTGA
- a CDS encoding transcriptional regulator translates to MADPWLALEFGADPAERIAQVGAAHEAFLTAGTTGGVREVVARSWERSALLDPEATAPVDLTDDALETYRAAHPLARVMPLFRDLLGGIAQDGAHLMAVCDAAGRLLWVEGHPGVLRHAERMNFVPGARWDEAHAGTNAPGTALAVDHGVQIFATEHFVRPVQRWTCAAAPVHDPVSGALLGAVDITGGDHLANPQSLALVRATARAAEAFLAGAAPTAPDVAYVSALGRDEAELRVGGRRIRLGRRHSELLVLLVDHPEGRTGEQLGLDLYGDDRRHPVTLRAELSRLRRVLGEELLDSRPYRLRPAVRADFRTVTELLERGDPAAALRAYPGPLLPGSDAPGVARLRRLVDGQVRAAVLAGADPGLLAAWTATPAGADDLAAWQALARALPPGAPRRPLAVARTRQLAEEYALPRATFLQRPGN, encoded by the coding sequence GTGGCTGACCCGTGGCTCGCCCTGGAGTTCGGCGCGGATCCGGCGGAGCGGATCGCGCAGGTCGGTGCCGCCCACGAGGCGTTCCTCACCGCGGGAACCACAGGCGGCGTCCGGGAGGTGGTCGCCCGCTCCTGGGAGCGGTCCGCGCTGCTCGACCCGGAGGCCACCGCGCCGGTCGACCTCACCGACGACGCGCTGGAGACCTACCGCGCCGCGCATCCGCTGGCCCGGGTGATGCCGCTGTTCCGCGACCTGCTCGGCGGCATCGCGCAGGACGGCGCGCACCTGATGGCGGTCTGCGACGCCGCAGGCCGGCTGCTCTGGGTGGAGGGCCACCCGGGGGTGCTGCGGCACGCCGAGCGGATGAACTTCGTACCGGGCGCCCGCTGGGACGAGGCGCACGCCGGCACGAACGCCCCCGGCACCGCCCTCGCCGTCGACCACGGCGTGCAGATCTTCGCCACCGAGCACTTCGTCCGGCCGGTGCAGCGCTGGACGTGCGCCGCCGCGCCGGTCCACGACCCGGTCAGCGGCGCGCTGCTCGGGGCCGTCGACATCACCGGCGGGGACCACCTGGCCAACCCGCAGAGCCTCGCGCTGGTGCGGGCGACCGCCCGGGCCGCCGAGGCGTTCCTGGCCGGGGCCGCGCCCACCGCGCCGGACGTGGCGTACGTGTCGGCGCTCGGGCGGGACGAGGCGGAGCTGCGCGTCGGCGGCCGGCGCATCCGGCTCGGCCGGCGGCACAGCGAGCTGCTGGTGCTGCTCGTCGACCATCCCGAGGGCCGCACCGGGGAACAGCTCGGCCTCGACCTCTACGGCGACGACAGGCGGCACCCGGTCACGCTGCGCGCCGAACTGTCCCGGCTGCGCCGCGTGCTCGGCGAGGAACTGCTCGACTCCCGCCCGTACCGGCTGCGGCCGGCCGTGCGCGCGGACTTCCGTACCGTCACCGAACTGCTGGAGCGTGGCGATCCGGCGGCGGCGCTGCGCGCGTACCCCGGGCCCCTGCTGCCCGGGTCGGACGCGCCGGGAGTCGCGCGACTGCGCCGCCTGGTCGACGGTCAGGTGCGCGCCGCGGTGCTGGCCGGCGCCGACCCGGGCCTGCTCGCGGCCTGGACCGCGACGCCCGCCGGAGCCGACGACCTGGCCGCCTGGCAGGCCCTGGCGCGGGCGTTGCCGCCGGGCGCGCCCCGCCGGCCGCTCGCTGTCGCACGGACCCGCCAGCTCGCCGAGGAGTACGCGCTGCCGCGCGCAACGTTCCTGCAACGTCCCGGAAACTAG
- a CDS encoding IS110 family transposase — MPSILADRLAGRVDAVIGVDTHTDTHTAAVTTPVGTVLAEITVPATADGAAVLLAWAGRQTTGLGTGRRAWALDGARCHGVGLLRVLRAAGEDVLEAPKPAAGRRRRGGKSDALDAVHAARAVLAADHVATPRADGDREALRLLHVCRRHYSDTRTATINLFKSLILTADDDLRTQMRGLNTLRQVQHATTLTTGTGSGTGSGTGSGSGSGSGSGSGSGSGLDRLRRTQLAALAEQILTLEKLLKANLAEIRTLVDKLCPTLLDQPGIGPVTAAIALTAWSHPGRFRNEAAFASLAGASPVPANSGRTIRHRLNRGGDRTLNAALHTIAKTRQRCHQPTKDYVERRTTEGRTPAEITRSLKRYIARQIWRTLETNA; from the coding sequence GTGCCTTCCATCCTGGCAGATCGTCTGGCCGGCCGTGTTGACGCGGTCATCGGTGTGGATACCCATACCGATACGCACACCGCCGCGGTGACCACCCCGGTCGGGACAGTGCTGGCCGAGATCACCGTGCCGGCCACCGCCGACGGCGCCGCTGTTCTGCTGGCCTGGGCCGGGCGGCAGACGACCGGGCTGGGAACGGGCCGGCGGGCCTGGGCCCTGGACGGCGCCCGGTGTCACGGGGTCGGCCTGCTGCGTGTCCTGCGCGCCGCGGGTGAGGACGTCCTGGAAGCACCCAAACCCGCTGCCGGACGCCGTCGGCGAGGCGGCAAGTCCGACGCGTTGGACGCCGTGCACGCCGCTCGCGCGGTGCTGGCCGCCGACCACGTCGCCACGCCCCGCGCCGACGGCGACCGGGAAGCCCTGCGCCTGCTGCACGTCTGCCGCCGCCACTACAGCGACACCCGCACCGCCACCATCAACCTGTTCAAATCGCTGATCCTCACCGCCGACGACGATCTACGCACACAGATGCGCGGACTGAACACCCTGCGGCAGGTCCAACACGCCACCACCCTCACCACCGGCACCGGCAGCGGCACCGGCAGCGGCACCGGCAGCGGCAGCGGCAGCGGCAGCGGCAGCGGCAGCGGCAGCGGCAGCGGACTTGACCGACTGCGCCGCACTCAACTGGCAGCCCTGGCCGAGCAGATCCTGACCCTCGAGAAGCTCCTGAAAGCCAACCTCGCCGAGATCCGCACCCTGGTCGACAAGCTCTGCCCCACCCTGCTCGACCAACCCGGGATCGGCCCCGTCACCGCCGCGATCGCACTGACCGCCTGGTCACACCCCGGCCGGTTCCGCAACGAAGCCGCCTTCGCCTCACTCGCCGGCGCCAGCCCCGTCCCCGCCAACTCCGGACGCACCATCCGCCACCGCCTCAACCGAGGCGGCGACCGCACCCTCAACGCCGCCCTACACACCATCGCGAAAACCCGCCAACGATGCCACCAACCCACCAAGGACTACGTCGAACGCCGCACCACCGAAGGCCGCACCCCAGCCGAAATCACCCGCAGCCTCAAACGCTACATAGCCCGCCAAATCTGGCGCACCCTCGAAACCAACGCTTGA